Within the Enterococcus hirae ATCC 9790 genome, the region CGACAAAAGCCCTACTCTGTCATCTTATTAGATGAAGTAGAAAAAGCCCATCCAGATGTATTTAATCTGTTATTACAAGTACTAGACGATGGCCATTTAACAGACTCTAAAGGTCGGAAAGTTGATTTTAGAAATACGATCATGATTATGACTTCCAATATTGGTGCAACCCAAATTCGAGAAGAAAAAAACGTTGGCTTCAATGTCCAAGACATTACCAAAGATCATAAAGCCATGCAAAAGCGTATTTTAGAAGAATTAAAGAAAACATTCCGTCCAGAGTTCTTGAACCGGATAGATGAAACAGTTGTCTTCCATTCATTAAGCAAGGATGAAATCCATTCCATTGTTCAAATTATGAGTCGAGCAATCGTCAAACGTTTGAAAGAACAGGATATCCAAGTGAAGATCACTCCGGCAGCAATAGATGTGATCGGAAAAGCTGGTTTTGATCCTGAATATGGCGCTCGTCCAATACGAAGAGCGTTGCAAAAAGAAATAGAAGATCGTTTAAGTGAAGCATTATTAGGTGGAGAAATCCATTTAGGCGATCAAGTGACAGTGGGAGCCTCCAAAGGAAAAATCACTTTGAATGTACGTCTTCCAAAAAAGTATGTAGTTGAATCATAGGAGTTAAAAAAGAAGTGAGAGAATTTTGTTCCACATAACGATTGAAGGTTATGGGCAAAAGGCTCTCACTTTTTTATTTTTTTACTTTTTTCTTGTGAATTTAAATTCAAAAATCCACCAATAAATGTAAGAAGTGTTGGCAACTTTTTTAAGCTATGCTACTATTATGGAGTTGTAGGAGGAGGAAATGATGATCGAAATCATAACTACGGTAGAAACTTTTGAACAAGCAAAAGAATTACTTGAAGCAGGAACAGATACTTTGTATTTTGGCGAGGAACTATTTGGTTTGCGATTACCTGCGTCGTTTACAAGAGAAGAACAACGTCAATTAGTTGAATTGGCGCACACATATGGTAAAAAAGTAAATATTGCGATGAATGGGATTATTCATCCTGAAAAAATGAAAAAAGTACCTGAATATCTACAATTCCTGAAAGAAATTGGGGTAGATCAACTGACAGTAGGTGATACAGGTATCATATATACCATGAAGAAACATCCAGAATGGCGTATTCCCTACATTTTTGATGCAGAAACGTTAGTTACTAGTGCTAGACAAATCAATTTTTGGGCGAAAAGAGGAGCTGTTGGAGCTGTTTTAGCTAGAGAAGTTCCTTTTGAAGAAATGAAAGCCATGGAAGAAAAACTAAATG harbors:
- a CDS encoding peptidase U32 family protein, which codes for MIEIITTVETFEQAKELLEAGTDTLYFGEELFGLRLPASFTREEQRQLVELAHTYGKKVNIAMNGIIHPEKMKKVPEYLQFLKEIGVDQLTVGDTGIIYTMKKHPEWRIPYIFDAETLVTSARQINFWAKRGAVGAVLAREVPFEEMKAMEEKLNVPVEILVYGATCIHQSKRPLLQNYYHFTKQEERVDRDRGLFISEPKKDDTHYSIYEDTHGTHIFASNDINLSKELGLLYQHQFRTWKLDGLFTPGENFVKITKAFVEAKEQILAGTWNEESAEILSKKISELHPQNRELDTGFFYIDPEAIK